Proteins from a genomic interval of Neovison vison isolate M4711 chromosome 4, ASM_NN_V1, whole genome shotgun sequence:
- the TMEM74 gene encoding transmembrane protein 74, whose product MELHSLDKRSSQAILCDAVDWHSGQLPGDRADAAAARAALCCQRHCMSTPRAAETKGSKLSPAPACPSSSLQDSVIQTDFLPPGSLNSGNNQGTAGRKVCNCCSQEFETSFTCVDENVNLEQRNPCSPSAKGSHHLGDLGWGNPNEWSHEAAISLISEDEDDISSEATSSGKSVDYGFISAILFLVTGILLVIISYIIPREVTVDPNTVAAREMERLERESARLGAHLDRCVIAGLCLLTLGGVVLSCLLMMSMWKGELYRRNRFASSKESAKLYGSFNFRMKTCTNENTLELSLVEEDALDG is encoded by the coding sequence ATGGAGCTCCACAGCCTTGACAAGAGGAGCAGCCAGGCAATCCTGTGCGATGCTGTGGACTGGCATTCAGGACAGCTTCCTGGTGACCGGGCAGATGCAGCCGCCGCCAGAGCTGCTCTCTGCTGCCAGAGACACTGTATGTCAACACCAAGAGCTGCTGAGACGAAAGGGTCTAAACTTAGCCCTGCTCCAGcatgcccctcctcctctctgcaagACAGTGTTATTCAGACGGACTTCTTGCCACCAGGGTCTCTCAACTCAGGGAACAACCAAGGTACAGCAGGACGGAAAGTCTGCAACTGCTGCAGCCAGGAATTCGAAACTTCTTTCACCTGTGTGGATGAGAATGTCAACCTAGAGCAAAGGAACCCGTGCTCCCCTTCGGCAAAAGGGAGCCATCACCTGGGAGACCTTGGCTGGGGAAATCCGAATGAGTGGTCTCACGAGGCTGCCATATCCTTGATATCTGAGGATGAAGATGATATAAGTTCGGAAGCCACGTCCTCAGGGAAGTCCGTAGACTATGGTTTCATCAGTGCCATCTTGTTCTTGGTCACTGGCATCTTGCTGGTGATCATCTCTTACATCATCCCGCGGGAAGTGACGGTGGATCCCAACACCGTGGCAGCCCGGGAGATGGAACGTTTGGAGAGGGAGAGCGCAAGGCTGGGGGCGCACCTGGATCGCTGTGTGATTGCAGGACTCTGCCTGCTCACCCTTGGGGGGGTCGTTTTGTCCTGTTTGCTGATGATGTCCATGTGGAAAGGGGAGCTATATCGTCGCAACAGGTTTGCCTCTTCCAAAGAGTCTGCAAAACTCTATGGTTCTTTCAACTTCAGGATGAAAACCTGCACTAATGAAAACACCTTGGAACTGTCCTTGGTAGAGGAAGATGCCCTTGATGGATAG